The segment ACCGGAAGATCCTGCTGGCCGTATTTGGCGCGGGGTTGATGGTGATGTTCCTGCTCAGCGGTCCGCAGTCGATCTTCCAGCCTGACCCCACGAAGGCGGTGGTCGCGACCGTCGCGGGTCGTGAGGTGAAGGCCGGGGAGATGGGCAAGTACAACAGCGAGTACCAGGCGATGAAGCAACTCTCGGCCGAGGTGGTCGAGAGGCTGCAGATCGAGAACGGCGAGCACTGGATGCTGCTCACTGAGGAGGCCAAGCGGGCGGGGCTGGTGGGGGCCACCGGCATCGACTCGCGGATGAGCCTGTTCGAGCAGATCGCGCAGGTGCAGCTGAACCGCGCGATGCAGATGGGCATGCTGCGGATCAACTCGCAGGGTGAGTTCAACAAGGCGATCGACAACGCGGCCACCAACCTCGAGCAGCAGATCAAGCCCCGCATCGCCGGGCAGCTGCGGATGAGCGAGGAGGAGTTCGACCGCGCTGTGGCGAAGCTGCACGGCGTGATCCGGCTGCGCGGGCAGTTCCAGGGCGCGGTGCGCGTCTCCGAGAAGCGCAGCATCGCCGAGGTGCAGAAGCAGTACGACGCGGTGGTTGCCGACGGCCTGGTGATCCCCGCGGAGAAGATCTCGGCCACAATGCCCGAGCCCACAGAGGAGCAGGTGCAGGCGCAGTTCGCGCAGTACAAGGACGTGAAGCCCGGCACCGGGGAGTTCGGCTTCGGGTACGTGCAGCCGGCGCGGGTGCGGTTCGAATACCTGGTGATTGACCGGAACAAGCTGAAGGCGCTGGTGAAGCCCGACCCGGTGCGAGTGAGCAAGGAGTACCAGAAAAACCGCGCGAAGTACACGGGGGACGAGGCGACGGAAACCCCGCGGGTGGAAGCGGACATCGTCAACACGATGGTGGACCAGCTGATTGCGGACGCCGAGCGGATCGCCGCGGCACGCCTGAAAACAGAGCTGCGGACGCTCCCGGTGGAGGGTGGCAAGCGGAAGCTGCCCACGGACTGGGACCAGCGCGGGCTGAGGCTCTCGGGGCTGGCGGAGGCGCTGCGCGAGGGGTTCAAGGCGCAGGGCTACGAGTACACGCCCGAGGTGGTGGTGCGGAACGAGGCGTGGACGAAGGTGCGGGAGCTGATGCGCGAGCCGGGCATCGGCACGGCGTACTTTCGCACCGGCACCAGCAGCGGCGACCTGCGTCGGCTGGCGGACTCGATGAGCGAGCTGAACGCGCAGAGCGGCGTGCCCTTCCAGGCGAAGGTGCCGTTCGAGACCCCGCTCGCGGACATGGCGAGCGGCAACCGCTACTACGTGAACGTGCTGGACTGGCGTGCGGAGTCCCCGGCGGACTCACTCGAGGAGGTCCGCGGGGACGTGGTGCGAGACCTGAAGCTGAAGGCCGCGTACGACCAGCTCGTGCGGCAGCTGGACGACCTCAAGAGCCAGGCGATCAGCAGCGGGCTGGACGCGGTCGCGGCCCAGTACCCGACGCCCGCGCCGCTGGGCGCGACGGACCCCACGCCCAAGCCGCTGCCGGTCTTCCGCTACGCGACGGTGACGCGCGACTCGGCCACCGGCGAACTGAACGCGAAAGAGGTGCGCGACGCGGTTGTGGCGAAGGCGCAGCAGCTGGGCGTCAAGATGGTGGCGACGCCGGAGAACCTGCCGGAGCGGACCGTGGCAGTGGCGGTTCCCTCGAAGCTGTCGGTGGCGGTGGTGCAGATCCTGGGTCACCGGCCGGCGACGCAGGAGCTGATGCGGACCGTGAGCCGCGGCATGGTGGACCAGTTCGCGATGCAGGAGCTGCGCGAGCACAACGAGAACGACCCGTTCTCGTTCGAGGCGCTGCGGGCGCGGTACGACTACAAGGCGGTGGATGAGAACGAGGGGAAGAAGCAGGCGTCATGAGGTGCAAAGCCCAGGGATCATGATCCCTGGGCTTTCCCCGCGACCGACTTCCCCGCCACCGTGTTTGCTTCGCGCATCAAACCCGCACGTGGGCCCAGCGGCCCTGACGCCAGCGGATCAGGAACAGCACGGCCCGGATCACGATCTCGGCGCAAAGGCCGATCCACACGCCGAACAGGCCCAGCTCCCACGGCGAAGGGTTCGCGATTACGCGCCCGAACAGGCCGATACTGACGCCGCTGAAGAGGTATGCCATGGGCAGGCGCAGGGCGTAGGTGGTGATCCACGTGAGCCACATCGCGGCCCGTACGTCGCCTGCGCCGCGGAGGGCGGTGCGGTAGACAATCGAGATCGCGAAGGGCACCTGCACGATCCCGGTGATCCATAGCAGGGGAGGCGTGAGCTCGAGGTGGATGTCCTGGGCAGTCATCAGGCCGACGATGGACGTCGGCCACGCGATGAACAGCAGTCCCATGAGGCCCATGAAGACGCTGGCGCACACGCAGCAGACGTTCACGGCGCGCCGGGCGAGCTCAGTGCTGCCGGCGCCGAGGTATTGGCCCACAAGCGTGGCCGCGGCGGAGGCGAAAGCGAAGCCGGGCAGGTAGCTGAAGGCCTCGATACGCACGGCGAGCAGGTGTGAGCCGAGGAAGCCGGCGTGCCCCTCGTCCGCGGCCATGCGGCCGACCATCAGGATGATGAGCATGTTGCCGGCCCACATGCCGAGCGTCTCGAGGAAGTTGGGGATGCCAACGCGGACGAGGCGGCGGAGCGTGTGCCAGTGCGGGCGGAGGCGGGCGCGCCGGAGCCTGATGCCGCTGAAGCCGCGGGCGAGCAGAGCGGTCATCATGACGCAGCCCAGGATGTAAGAGATGCACGTGCCCCAGGCGATGCCCGAGACGCCCAAGTGCAGCGGCGAGAGGTTGTGCAGAACCCAGCGGGTGACGGCTTCGCCGTTCACCACCGCGGCAGACTTGAGCTCAACGCCCGAGAGCAGCCAGCTCACAAGGCAGTTCACGAAGTTCACCAGCAGCATGACAACGAGCGGGCGGAAGGAGTCGCCGGCGCCGCGGGCGCAGGCGATACCGGCGAAGAGCACGGAGCCGAAGGGGACGCCGATGGCGTTGATTCGGAGGTAGTCGATGAACCCGGCCGCGGCGTCGGGGCTGAGGTTCATGATCGACGCGGCGGGCACGGCGATGGCGGCCATGGCGAGGCCGACCACGAGCCCCGCGCCCGCCGCGAGGAGGATGGTCTGCGCGAGGGCGGCGTTGGCGATGCCGAGCCTGTGCCCCCCCACTGCCCGCGCGATAAGGGCCGTGGCGCCCACGCCGATTGCCTGCACGACGAGCTGGACGAACCAGAGGATGGTGACCGCGCCGCCCACAGCGTCGGTGGCGGCGCCGCCGTCGTCAATCGCGGCGGCGAGGATGGTGTCGGTGAGACCGACGAACGCGTTGAGGAGCGAATCGGCAAGGATGGGCCAGGTCAGGACGAAGATGGCGCCGGTCATCGAGAGCCCGGCGAGGCGGCCGGCGGTGAGGCGGCCGTCGGAGGTGATGGTGGCGCGGCGAGCGGGCGGGGGCTGCACGTTGGCCGCGTTCTCGAGCGCCTCGGGGTCGGGGCCGAGGTCGCCTTGCGCGCGGCGGGTTGGGTGCGGATGAAGGTTGGATTGAGGGTCGGGCAAACGGGGTTCCTGCGTTTACACCTTTGAGCACGACGGTCAGAGCACGGCCGTGGCACGGGGCACTGCTGGTGACAGGTGGAACGTATACTCGTCGCCGGTGAGCGGCGGCGGAGTTGGCCCTCCCGACGGGGAGGGGAAGCATGAAGACCGAGCTGAAGTTCGAGATCCAGGCGCAGCCGGATGATGAGTCGTGCGGGCCGACGTGCCTGCACTCCTTGTACTGCTACTACGGCGACAACGTGCCGCTCAAGCGTGTGGTGAAGGAGATCACGCGGGCGGATTACGGCGGGACGCTGATCGAGATCCTCGCGAACCACGCGCTCAAGCGCGGGTACGACGCGACGGTGTACACGTTCCACGTGCAGATGTTCGACCCCACGTGGTTCGCCGAAGATGGGGAGCTGCACGACCCGGCGGGCACGATCGAGCTGCTCCAGCAGCAGGTGGAGGCGAAGAAGAACACGCCGCGCCTGGCGACGGCGACCAAGGCGTGCCAGGAGTTCCTCAAGCTGGGTGGGCATATCCGGATGGAGGACCTCACGCCGCAGCTGATCTACCGGATCATCGCGCAGGGGGT is part of the Phycisphaerales bacterium genome and harbors:
- a CDS encoding MATE family efflux transporter produces the protein MPDPQSNLHPHPTRRAQGDLGPDPEALENAANVQPPPARRATITSDGRLTAGRLAGLSMTGAIFVLTWPILADSLLNAFVGLTDTILAAAIDDGGAATDAVGGAVTILWFVQLVVQAIGVGATALIARAVGGHRLGIANAALAQTILLAAGAGLVVGLAMAAIAVPAASIMNLSPDAAAGFIDYLRINAIGVPFGSVLFAGIACARGAGDSFRPLVVMLLVNFVNCLVSWLLSGVELKSAAVVNGEAVTRWVLHNLSPLHLGVSGIAWGTCISYILGCVMMTALLARGFSGIRLRRARLRPHWHTLRRLVRVGIPNFLETLGMWAGNMLIILMVGRMAADEGHAGFLGSHLLAVRIEAFSYLPGFAFASAAATLVGQYLGAGSTELARRAVNVCCVCASVFMGLMGLLFIAWPTSIVGLMTAQDIHLELTPPLLWITGIVQVPFAISIVYRTALRGAGDVRAAMWLTWITTYALRLPMAYLFSGVSIGLFGRVIANPSPWELGLFGVWIGLCAEIVIRAVLFLIRWRQGRWAHVRV
- a CDS encoding C39 family peptidase, which codes for MKTELKFEIQAQPDDESCGPTCLHSLYCYYGDNVPLKRVVKEITRADYGGTLIEILANHALKRGYDATVYTFHVQMFDPTWFAEDGELHDPAGTIELLQQQVEAKKNTPRLATATKACQEFLKLGGHIRMEDLTPQLIYRIIAQGVPIITGLSSTYLYRESRIVSVSQEDDVRGHPQGHFVMLVGYDSSKHEVTVADPLDENPPFHTSRYRLPMSRLINAVLLGILTHDANLLVITPKAAEDEETSAPHPRRKKPARKKDAGKDGAQKDDGEEEKRK